A genomic region of Solanum dulcamara chromosome 2, daSolDulc1.2, whole genome shotgun sequence contains the following coding sequences:
- the LOC129880888 gene encoding uncharacterized protein LOC129880888, whose protein sequence is MKLQNFVLLQAAAPSTPSFLYSPPKSTRWGDKNPNFICKVVLFSPVKSRKSLGSQYFEKNVSKDHSSIQRCSYSSCANFGEEQFDGKGIERGENEGFCAIFRSKDSFFPSKFESLEPRMLGIKPEPPYWPEREAILWANIEQKAKSFGLPLSLRMIKKKHQWESGRFNDLKVTNSCTSKAFSSLVFIIVELQTYALHMRESMCNEDLEMSIGKVKGDMYASYVWLFRQVFSRTPILMMYVMILLANFSVQSASNNVAVAKPLVQMACDEQHLQVNYPHIVPEEVSNLADKVLRSDEEIELWDSIEDEVLNMRGLSGIGFDHEVMLKFVSPLSVEIEPDNNVDYFKTDLVYQMALSHEPYNTLLLCNYAQFLKVIARDYNRAEECFKRAVQVEPPDAEVLCQYANFLWTVRKDLWGAEERYQQALAAEPRNSYYTSTYANFLWSTGGEETCFLPSSTSSIHNKKGEEV, encoded by the exons ATGAAGCTCCAAAATTTTGTGCTCCTTCAAGCTGCTGCTCCTTCAACCCCTTCTTTTCTCTATTCACCTCCAAAATCAACAAGATGGGGTGATAAAAATCCAAACTTTATTTGTAAAGTTGTTCTTTTTAGCCCTGTAAAATCAAGAAAGTCACTTGGGTCACAATACTTTGAGAAAAATGTCTCTAAAGATCATAGTAGCATACAAAGATGTAGTTATAGTTCATGTGCAAATTTTGGTGAAGAACAATTTGATGGAAAAGGGATTGAAAGGGGGGAAAATGAAGggttttgtgcaatttttaggAGTAAAGATTCATTTTTTCCATCAAAATTTGAGTCTCTTGAGCCAAGAATGCTTGGTATTAAGCCAGAACCTCCATATTGGCCAGAAAGGGAGGCAATTTTATGGGCAAATATTGAACAAAAAGCCAAAAGTTTTGGACTTCCTTTATCACTTCGAATGATAAAAAAGAAACATCAGTGGGAGTCTGGTAGATTTAATGACTTAAAGGTAACTAATTCTTGTACCTCAAAGGCTTTTTCCTCTTTGGTATTCATTATTGTGGAGTTGCAAACTTATGCATTGCATATGAGGGAATCAATGTGTAATGAAGATTTAGAGATGAGTATTGGTAAAGTGAAAGGAGACATGTATGCATCATATGTATGGCTTTTTCGACAAGTATTTTCGCGAACACCAATATTAATGATGTATGTAATGATCCTCTTGGCTAATTTTAGTGTTCAATCTGCATCAAACAATGTTGCTGTCGCGAAACCATTAGTGCAAATGGCTTGTGATGAACAACATCTACAAGTTAATTATCCTCATATTGTTCCTGAAGAAGTGTCAAATTTGGCTGATAAAGTATTGAGGAGTGATGAAGAGATAGAATTGTGGGATTCAATAGAAGATGAAGTTTTGAATATGAGGGGTCTAAGTGGTATTGGTTTTGATCATGAAGTCATGTTAAAGTTTGTATCACCATTGTCAGTTGAGATTGAGCCAGATAACAATGTTGACTATTTCAAGACTGATCTTGTTTATCAGATGGCTCTGTCTCATGAGCCTTATAACACACTTTTGCTATGCAATTATGCACAGTTTCTGAAAGTTATCGCTCGAGATTATAATAG GGCGGAGGAATGCTTCAAGCGGGCTGTCCAAGTGGAACCACCAGATGCAGAGGTCTTATGTCAGTACGCGAACTTCTTGTGGACGGTTAGGAAGGACTTATGGGGAGCAGAAGAAAGATACCAACAGGCATTGGCAGCTGAGCCTAGGAACTCTTATTATACATCTACATATGCCAATTTCTTGTGGAGCACGGGCGGCGAGGAAACTTGTTTCCTTCCAAGTAGTACTTCTTCTATCCATAACAAAAAGGGTGAAGAAGTCTAg